Proteins encoded together in one Catellatospora citrea window:
- a CDS encoding multidrug effflux MFS transporter — MTGAQQLRLVLVLGSLIAIGPLTIDMYLPALPAITDDLATTSTAVQLTLTGTLAGLGLGQLVIGPLSDAYGRRKPLILGLLLHVLASALCVIAPDVLTLGALRVLQGLGVAASSVVAMAVVRDLFDGTAFARLFSRLMLVMGAAPVLAPTLGGAVLRWTQWRGVFVVLAGFGIALTLVALFGLRETLPAERRRTGGTAGTLRTYRTLVQDRTFVGLVFVAGLAMAGLFAYVAGSSFVLQEQYGLNEQQFAIVFGAGAAGLIGATQLNVRLLRRYTPQRILVGALVAGAAAAAVLVTLAATGLGGLPALLCGLWAVLAASGLALPNAPALAMSRHGEAAGTAAALLGAVQFGVGAVAAPMVGLLGADAMAMTTVILVGMAAALAIALLVMRTARFDDVPVEAVAVHVG; from the coding sequence ATGACCGGCGCGCAGCAGCTGCGGCTGGTACTCGTCCTCGGTTCGCTGATCGCGATCGGCCCGCTGACCATCGACATGTACCTGCCGGCCCTGCCCGCGATCACCGACGACCTCGCCACGACCTCCACCGCGGTGCAGCTCACCCTCACCGGCACCCTCGCCGGCCTCGGCCTCGGCCAGCTCGTCATCGGCCCGCTCTCCGACGCGTACGGCCGCCGCAAGCCGCTGATCCTCGGACTCCTCCTGCACGTGCTCGCCTCCGCCCTGTGCGTCATCGCACCCGACGTGCTGACCCTGGGCGCGTTGCGCGTCCTGCAGGGCCTCGGCGTCGCCGCGTCGTCGGTCGTGGCCATGGCCGTGGTCCGCGACCTGTTCGACGGCACCGCGTTCGCCCGCCTCTTCTCCCGGCTGATGCTCGTCATGGGCGCCGCGCCGGTGCTCGCGCCGACGCTCGGCGGGGCGGTGCTGCGCTGGACCCAGTGGCGGGGCGTGTTCGTGGTGCTGGCCGGGTTCGGGATCGCACTGACCCTGGTGGCCCTGTTCGGCCTGCGCGAGACGCTGCCCGCCGAGCGGCGGCGCACCGGCGGCACGGCCGGCACGCTGCGGACCTACCGCACACTGGTGCAGGACCGTACGTTCGTCGGGCTGGTGTTCGTGGCGGGCCTGGCCATGGCGGGGCTGTTCGCGTACGTCGCCGGTTCCTCGTTCGTGCTGCAGGAGCAGTACGGCCTGAACGAGCAGCAGTTCGCGATCGTGTTCGGCGCCGGCGCGGCCGGGCTCATCGGCGCGACCCAGCTCAACGTCCGCCTGCTGCGCCGCTACACCCCGCAGCGGATCCTCGTCGGCGCGCTGGTCGCCGGCGCCGCGGCCGCGGCCGTCCTGGTCACGCTCGCCGCCACCGGTCTCGGCGGACTGCCCGCCCTGCTCTGCGGCCTGTGGGCGGTCCTGGCCGCCAGCGGGCTCGCCCTGCCCAACGCACCCGCCCTGGCGATGTCCCGCCACGGCGAAGCGGCCGGAACCGCCGCGGCCCTGCTGGGCGCGGTCCAGTTCGGCGTCGGCGCGGTGGCCGCGCCGATGGTCGGGCTGCTCGGCGCGGACGCGATGGCGATGACCACGGTGATCCTCGTCGGGATGGCGGCCGCGCTGGCGATCGCCCTGCTGGTGATGCGCACGGCCCGGTTCGACGACGTCCCCGTCGAGGCGGTGGCGGTGCACGTCGGCTGA
- a CDS encoding DoxX family protein: MSTLPDPAWPVVVLALIQVVDGVLCVKPARFVAACLEGVRFPRRWWRLLPPLKFAAAAGLIAGVWVPPLGALTCAALVAYFVVAITMHIAARDFGRYLFVNAAGMLTLSVATGLYCFVLA, encoded by the coding sequence GTGTCCACGCTGCCCGATCCGGCCTGGCCGGTGGTCGTCCTCGCGTTGATCCAGGTCGTCGACGGGGTGCTGTGCGTCAAGCCGGCGCGCTTCGTCGCCGCGTGCCTCGAAGGCGTGCGCTTTCCACGCCGGTGGTGGCGACTGCTGCCACCGCTGAAGTTCGCCGCCGCCGCCGGACTGATCGCAGGGGTCTGGGTGCCCCCGCTCGGCGCGCTGACCTGCGCCGCCCTGGTCGCCTACTTCGTCGTGGCGATCACCATGCACATCGCCGCCCGCGACTTCGGGCGTTACCTCTTCGTCAACGCCGCCGGCATGCTGACCCTCAGCGTCGCCACAGGGCTGTACTGCTTCGTACTCGCCTAG
- a CDS encoding DUF998 domain-containing protein — translation MVLDRSRWPAGFAVVGAVAGTAAVMYALGVLPEPWTRGYISEGGVATSPRDGIYRTGILALAGSLALLGAALRRLVPFVCAILVTAGVFGALSSAVSCTPGCPLPPYEPSTAQDLVHAGASVLAVGLAVVAMGTVALIALQPVLRRTARVFSAVTFPLALLLVIGLLAIGRGLFTSVLERVALVPVVGWVVLTGVLLCGLPKTVVPAQARLAGRSTAAARADGEPDVRAAERATAG, via the coding sequence ATGGTTTTGGACAGGTCCCGGTGGCCGGCCGGGTTCGCCGTCGTAGGCGCGGTCGCGGGCACCGCCGCGGTGATGTACGCGCTCGGCGTGCTGCCCGAGCCGTGGACGCGCGGCTACATCAGCGAGGGCGGTGTGGCCACCAGCCCCCGGGACGGGATCTACCGGACCGGCATCCTGGCCCTGGCCGGCTCGCTGGCCCTGCTCGGGGCGGCGCTGCGTCGGCTGGTGCCGTTCGTGTGCGCGATCCTGGTCACGGCGGGTGTCTTCGGTGCGCTCTCGTCGGCGGTGTCGTGCACACCCGGGTGCCCGCTGCCGCCCTACGAGCCGTCGACGGCGCAGGATCTGGTGCACGCCGGGGCGAGCGTGCTCGCCGTCGGACTGGCGGTGGTCGCGATGGGCACGGTGGCGCTGATCGCGTTGCAGCCGGTGCTGCGGCGTACCGCGCGGGTGTTCTCGGCCGTGACCTTCCCCCTGGCTTTGCTGCTGGTGATCGGGCTGCTGGCGATCGGCCGGGGGCTGTTCACGAGCGTGCTGGAACGGGTGGCGCTGGTGCCGGTGGTGGGCTGGGTCGTGCTGACCGGAGTGCTGCTGTGCGGCCTGCCCAAGACGGTCGTGCCGGCTCAGGCGCGGCTTGCGGGACGGTCGACGGCGGCCGCGCGGGCCGACGGTGAACCCGACGTACGGGCAGCGGAGCGGGCCACGGCCGGATAG